ACTGTCAAATAGTGACATCACAGAAATCACACAGgatcaccatgacaaaagaacAAAATCACTGAAGAACAAACATGAGATGTAAAAACAGAACAAGTGCAGCCACAGCCACAGGGCTCCTCGATAAGGGGAGTTTAGGCGGCCGTGCCGAGCCTTCTCCCCTCAGGAGGCGCACGGCAGCTCTTACATGATGCAGCACGTGGATCCGGTACGCCCCCTCTGTGGGCTTCCCATCATGCACCACGTTGGCCACCAAGTCATAGGTGGTGTTCTTCTCTGTGACCTGGGCCTCCTCGGTAAGGTACTCGCGCAGGTCCACGTTCCTGGGCCACACAGAGGGACACGGTCAAGTCATCAGCACAGCAAACATCTTTTCAAATATGTTTCATGAGAACGAGCACccaaaacattacacacacgtcTTCCGAATGTGCCAGTAACACCGGCGGGTCACGGAGCCCAGACTCACGTGATGGGGAAGTTGACGATGGTGGGGTTTTTCTCCACAAAGAAGTTGTTCTTAGTGAAGCGCTTGATGCAGAAGATGAGGTAAGGAGGCAGTTTGGTCAGCTGGAATTTCTTCAGGAAGTTCTCCTTGTAGGTCTTGTACTCCTGAAGGAAGGAAGACAGCAATCGCAGTGAGACACAGTTGACTGAAATAGGACGGGCCACCTGGAACCACGAGCAGTACAGCCTTGAATGCTATTCACAGCTCAGGGTCTGTTCTAAACAttgtcaaaaaatatataaacggATCAGTGGACTGGAGGTGACATTTAATTTGATCACAGTTTTTGGATCAGAGGAAAGGAGtcaccctccctcctccctccagCTACAGCGAGGGCCCGAGTGCAGAGCCAGGCTGTGGGCTGAGAGCCGTACCTTCTCAGTGATGCCGTTGAACTTGGCCAGGATGTTGAAGAGGGGGACCTGGGGAATGAtcagctgctccttctcatccttgTACAAGGGGGCGGTGGGAAGGTCAAGGGTCAGATACAGGAAGGTAGACTCCGACATCTTCTCCTGGTACTCGTCGTTGGACAGCAGCGCCTCTTTCTCCTCCGGCGGCTGCAGGACAGAGGCAGAAAGCAAGACAGGATTATTCTTCCGCAGATTAACAGCCAtaacatttaaatgtgtatattcaAAGGGTCAAACAAGCATCttgtaaaaacatattttctattatttaaaaaaagacttcTCCCGTTTTTAAAAATGTCGGAATGGCCACAACGAAATAAGTggagggaaaaaactaaaaactaacaGCGCACAGTGGCTGTACTCACCAGGTCAGGGTGTGGCAGCTTCTTGGAGAATATGCGCATAGACCCCTGGAAGACTTTGGTGATGCTGGCTGCAGAGAAGAGAAAGGGCTCAGAGACTCCGCTCCGTGCTTTGATATCCGAGGGCAAACCAACTTCCTAGCAGTTCCTCTGTCAATACCACCCCGTATCACAGCTGCACATCCATGGAATCCCAACTGAAGTACCACTACAATAAGCCACACTGAGCTGGGTTTAGAGCAGGTGTCCTTAACCAGGAGTGCCACCCTGGGATTGCGTGATGGGAGTCCAGGGGCTGCAGGTGTGCCAATTCaacttttaattgtttataaaaTAAGACATTGTAAACCACCCAAAATTAAATTCATATCAGTAAGTCAAATCAAAATTACTATGGCCTATAAAATCGTCAGCACCCCCCACGCACACTGGTTTAGAGAATGAAAATCCCCCATTGGCCTGTGGGAACCAAGGTCAACTCACAGCAACAGGAGGTCAATTCACAGTTCATTGGCCAGGCGTTTCTGAATTCATTTAAGCCTCAAGAAGAGAATAAttcttatatatacatatcccCTTCCTCCCCCAATTGCTCACTCACATGGTTTCTTCTTCGTGCCCCCCAGAGCTCCATGCAGGGCATTCAAGAACCAGGACAGGAAGTCCACAGCATCACCTGCaggaagcacacacacacacacataggtcAGGGAATGCTGGGATACTGTATCCTCACCCCACAGGTACTGAATCAGAACTGAATATGGCATTTGCACAAAACATACatcttaataacaataataaaaccgATAACTAGGTTGTGCGTGGCTTGCAAGAACAATGGGAACACTGTGCACGGCCAGTACTCTGGTTGCAGTCAAATCCCTCTCAGGTGTTTGCAGTGTAGGGCCCCTCAACAGGACATGGACTGCATGGCACTTACCCTGCTTGGTGATCTGGAAGTTCTTCTTGCTGCACAGCACCACGGCCTGCAGCATCTCGTGGGGGGAGACGTGGGCTTTGAAGTTGCGGGGGTTCCAGAGCTTCCTCATGAGTTCGCCGAAACGCTGCACCAACAGGAACATGATGTCGCCGGGCGGCCGCTTGATGGACTTGTAGTTCTCCTCCTCCAGGAAGTAGTTCCTCAGCGGCGGAACGTTGGACAGagcctggggtggggggggcatggTTAAAGTTAATTTAACATTATAATTAGTTATTTATAGCACCTTTCATGTCAGCACATCCCAAAGCACATTCcaataaaagcaaaacaacagtTACACATCTGTATTAAAAACACGACAGCATACAATTTTTCAACAATCTAGGGGCTAAAAATGAGATTATAACCCCTTCGTTCACTGTGTACACCACGGTCTTACCTGCAGCACTACGTTGGCATAGTCATTGGCCTTAATGTTGTTCAGGCCCACGATGCCCGGCAGGTAGGTGGTGCCGTCGTAAGCCCGGTACAGCTTGCCTTGCTTGTCCAGGTTGGAGATGTGCTGCTTGGTGAAGGTGGGCTTCAGGACATACTGGAAAGGCAAAGGCATGCAATGAACACAACTGCATTTGAATACAGCAAGAGGGAAATCTCAGGAAACCTACAGCAACTGTCTCCCTCACAGCCGAGGTCCACATAGTTTACCTTACAATATGGAAAATATCAAGGCAACACACAGGTACCAATGTATTTATAGTCCTTTCCGAAACAAAGGTAGCATGCATGCTCTCAAGGGCAATAATACTAGACTGCATGAGCAGGGCTAGGCttttctttgtatgtttttttttcaagcacatgacaCAAAACGGGCCTCTGACCCAGGCAGGTCCCAGCTCCTCACCGTGATGTCCTCCAGGGAAGAGTCGATGATCTCGTAGTTGTCTGGGAGACAGTAGAACTTGAGGGTGTGCAGGttgaggaagacgtggtgggtGAACTGCACGCTGTGTGTGTACGCGTGGGACTTCAGACCGCGACctgcaatcacacacacaccacgaGGTCAGGGCCAGCGAGAGGACCATCTCATTCTCCACCACATAAACGACACCCGTTTCCGGCTAttacagtccctgcagctgaggcctggaccaaatcaaaacttttcaCATTCCCATGAATCACAAATtcacgtttttattttttaagtactgCAAAGTGGCTTctggtacaggtttgtaatttttgCTAGGCCagggttttgatttggtctaggccttagTCCAATTCCCCAGTATTCAAGACCATAAACTCTATAAACAGTGCTGAAATATTAAGCAGTGCACAAGGAGATCAAAGATCCCCTTCTGGTGAAAGGACCATCTCCCACCTTGAAAGTATTTGCCACAAATCAGGCAGGCGTAGACGTTGatgtgagacagagagatggagcAAAGCTTTTCAAAGTCAAAATCCAAGACACTCCTAGagaagatgaaaaacaaaaggcaaTGGTATTATACTCCATTAAACTCCATCCATTTTAAAACCATGCATACTGTACCACCCCTTTTGGACCAGGTAGGTTTAATAGATCTGTGAAAGTGGGCAATGTTTAGTTGGCTTGAGTGCTGGCTTGCCTGTTAATGGTATCCAAATAGGGGCAGTGCCGACTCCTGTGGTCCTCAGGGGCATCCTGCGACCGTCCTAATTTCGCTGGGACTGATGGACAGaaagcagattaaaaaaaaaaactttattagTAGTAGTCTTGAATGCACATAATTGCACGTGTTGAAAACCAAACCGTATCTGTTGTACAAACCTAGTCTTCACATCCCGAGAAACACTCAACACAGTGACTCTAGAAACTTCCATAGCACACCATGACATACAACTCATATTCAATTCTGCAATCGCCAATAACCCACTTTTCAACTAATACCATGAGGACTGACCCACGTATACAGTAACCGTTTCTGATTTTCTAAACTGTATAACAGCAATTACACCATTTGCCAATTTCGACGTCACTCTCATGTTTTCAGATTCAGAGATCGGGGGAACACGTTTTTGCAACGTATGCTAAAACGGTTTATTTTAAGTGTATGGCTTTAAGTATACTTGGTACAGGAAATGTACACAGGTTTAGGTTAGCTAGGCTAGCAGACCACTGTATGTATGCAACTTGCTATAGTTGTAATCTCGTGTTTtgcagtgtttgtgttgttaAATGTACTCACGCTCATCTTCCTCGTCGTCCAGATCGATATCCCTCTCTCGTTTTACAGTCACCATGTCTCCAGTTAAAAAACGCCGGCTCAAccgtatgtattttaaatattattt
This DNA window, taken from Amia ocellicauda isolate fAmiCal2 chromosome 9, fAmiCal2.hap1, whole genome shotgun sequence, encodes the following:
- the usp39 gene encoding ubiquitin carboxyl-terminal hydrolase 39, coding for MVTVKRERDIDLDDEEDELPAKLGRSQDAPEDHRSRHCPYLDTINRSVLDFDFEKLCSISLSHINVYACLICGKYFQGRGLKSHAYTHSVQFTHHVFLNLHTLKFYCLPDNYEIIDSSLEDITYVLKPTFTKQHISNLDKQGKLYRAYDGTTYLPGIVGLNNIKANDYANVVLQALSNVPPLRNYFLEEENYKSIKRPPGDIMFLLVQRFGELMRKLWNPRNFKAHVSPHEMLQAVVLCSKKNFQITKQGDAVDFLSWFLNALHGALGGTKKKPSSITKVFQGSMRIFSKKLPHPDLPPEEKEALLSNDEYQEKMSESTFLYLTLDLPTAPLYKDEKEQLIIPQVPLFNILAKFNGITEKEYKTYKENFLKKFQLTKLPPYLIFCIKRFTKNNFFVEKNPTIVNFPITNVDLREYLTEEAQVTEKNTTYDLVANVVHDGKPTEGAYRIHVLHHGTGKWYELQDLQVTDILPQMITLSEAYIQIWKRRESDEEDNHKGA